In the Nicotiana tabacum cultivar K326 chromosome 16, ASM71507v2, whole genome shotgun sequence genome, one interval contains:
- the LOC142170454 gene encoding putative mitochondrial protein AtMg00860, producing the protein MVFEQLRRYQLRMNPLKCAFGVTSGKFLGFIVRHRGIEIDQAKVDAILKMPEPKNIHELKSLQGKLAYLRRFISNLAGKCQPFSRLMKKGIPFDWDQACSNAFQSIKSYLMKPPVLAAPIPGKPLIL; encoded by the coding sequence ATGGTGTTCGAACAACTCCGGAGATATCAACTCAGAATGAACCCGttgaaatgtgcatttggagttacttctggaaaatTCCTTGGCTTCATTGTTCGACATCGAGGGATTGAGATAGATCAAGCCAAAGTTGACGCCATCTTGAAGATGCCCGAGCCCAAAAATATACATGAACTGAAAAGTCTACAAGGAAAATTGGCGTACCTTAGAAGATTCATCTCAAATCTAGCAGGGAAGTGCCAACCTTTTAGCCGGCTCATGAAGAAGGGTATACCTTTTGATTGGGACCAAGCTTGTAGCAATGCATTCCAAAGCATCAAATCCTACTTGATGAAACCTCCAGTTCTGGCAGCCCCTATACCAGGAAAGCCATTGATTCTATAG
- the LOC107769070 gene encoding uncharacterized protein LOC107769070, whose amino-acid sequence MTPNELKYSPIEKLCLALVFAIQKALISRANPIKFVMSKPVLNDRLARWYLQFQQFEIVYIPQKAVKGQALADFLADHPILDDWKLTDELPDEDAMVIEVKPPWKMYFDGAAHCEGAGAGVVFVTSQGEVLPYSFTLTQHCTNNVAEYQTLILGLEMAIDMRQLQLHIFGDSELVINQLLGSYEVKKLELRRYYDYAQKLIGWIGNVTLQHVPRKENKKADALATLASTLTLLGQKQITICQKWIVPPDENEDEESKLECLVAVAEAVKVDWRQTMIDYLCYGILPEDPIRKTEIRWRAPRFLYYKDTLYRRSFEGVLLRCLGEDEATQAMQEAHSGVCGSHQSGPKLHFHIKRMDIVGPLPKSSGGHLYILAATDYFSKWAEAVALKEVKKENVANFIRVNIIYHFGIPSYIITDNGKPFDNKLMIKICELFGFKQRNSSMYYAAANGLAEAFNKTLCNLLKKVVSKSKRDWHDRMEEALWAYRTTHRTSTQATPYSLVYGVEGVLPVERQIPSLRLAVQEGLIEEENARLRLEELESLDEKRLEAQQSLECYQARLSRAFNKKVRLRSFQVGHQVLAVRRPIITSRKSGGKFTSKWDGPYVVQEAYSSGAYKLVDADGMRIGPINGKFLKRYYP is encoded by the exons ATGACCCCAAATGAGCTAAAGTATTCTCCGATCGAAAAGTTATGTTTGGCATTGGTTTTCGCAATTCAAAAGGCTCTCATCTCAAGGGCGAACCCGATCAAGTTTGTTATGTCAAAACCCGTCCTCAATGATCGATTAGCAAGGTGGtatctccaatttcaacaattcgagattGTGTATATCCCACAAAAAGCTGTGAAAGGACAAGCTTTGGCAGATTTCTTGGCAGATCATCCAATTCTTGATGATTGGAAGTTGACtgatgaactacctgatgaggatgCGATGGTCATCGAAGTGAAACCACcgtggaaaatgtattttgatggtgCCGCACATTGTGAGGGAGCTGGTGCAGGTGTTGTGTTTGTCACTTCTCAAGGGGAAGTCTTGCCATATTCCTTCACCTTAACACAACATTGCACCAACAACGTTGCGGAATATCAAACACTCATACTTGGGCTTGAGATGGCCATTGATATGAGACAACTCCAATTACATATTTTTGGAGACTCTGAGTTAGTGATCAATCAATTGCTAGGTAGCTACGAGGTCAAAAAGCTAGAATTGCGTCGTTATTATGATTATGCACAGAAATTGATTGGATGGATTGGCAATGTAACTCTTCAGCATGTGCCAAGGAAGGAAAATAAGAAGGCTGACGCCCTAGCTACTTTAGCTTCAACATTGACTCTGCTCGGCCAGAAACAAATCACTATCTGCCAAAAATGGATAGTACCGCCAGatgagaacgaggatgaagaaagcAAGCTCGAGTGTTTGGTAGCCGTCGCTGAAGCTGTGAAGGTTGATTGGCGACAAACCATGATTGACTACTTATgttatgggatacttccagaagaTCCAATAAGAAAGACCGAAATTCGTTGGCGTGcccctcgcttcctttactacaaagacaCTTTGTATCGAAGATCATTTGAGGGAGTTCTCTTACGTTGTTTAGGGGAAGATGAAGCAACTCAAGCTATGCAAGAGGCACACTCTGGAGTTTGTGGATCACATCAATCCGGGCCGAAGCTCCACTTCCACATTAAGAGGATGG ATATTGTTGGACCACTTCCAAAATCTTCTGGAGGACATCTATACATCTTGGCCGCAACtgattatttctcaaaatgggcaGAGGCCGTTGCTCTCAAGGAAGTGAAGAAAGAGAATGTTGCAAACTTCATTCGAGTGAACATCATATATCATTTCGGCATTCCTAGTTATATAATCACAGATAATGGCAAACCGTTCGATAACAAATTGATGATCAAGATCTGTGAActttttggcttcaagcaacgtaattCGTCAATGTATTATGCTGCTGCAAATGGACTAGCCGAAGCATTTAACAAGACGCtttgcaacttgttaaagaaggTCGTCTCCAAGTCTAAAAGAGATTGGCATGACAGAATGGAAGAAGCTTTGTGGGCATATCGTACGACTCATCGCACGTCGACACAAGCAACTCCTTATTCTCTTGTTTATGGAGTCGAAGGAGTTCTTCCTGTTGAGCGTCAAATACCGTCCTTGCGACTCGCTGTCCAAGAAGGTCTTATTGAGGAAGAAAACGCTCGCCTACGCCTTGAAGAACTTGAATCCCTTGATGAAAAAAGGctagaagctcaacaaagtcttgaatgttatcaagctcgactTTCTCgtgctttcaacaaaaaggttcgCTTGAGGTCCTTCCAAGTTGGCCATCAAGTTCTTGCAGTAAGAAGACCTATTATCACCTCTCGCAAATCTGGGGGCAAATTCACTTCAAAGTGGGATGGTCCATATGTTGTGCAAGAAGCCTATTCAAGTGGAGCTTACAAGTTagttgatgcagatggcatgagaattgGCCCTATCAATGGGAAATTTTTGAAGAGGTACTATCCTTGA